The Salvia splendens isolate huo1 chromosome 20, SspV2, whole genome shotgun sequence nucleotide sequence aatactaaATACAAATCTTTATGTACAACAACTATGAAACACAGTAATAAAATACagaaacacaataaataaatcaaacacgcacacatagcacacacactacacacacgtacataaaataaactatttatacactacacatcaaatgcacaaataaatacacaatttaCACTTGTGGTccatactataaacattaaacacggtatgaataaaatacacaaacacaatataaataaaacacacacatactatacacaaataaacatactacacactataaaaaatgacacacactgcacactatatacactatacatcatagcacacacTATACGTTGCATGCAAAGTTTATACAtatgcacactatacacaaaatatatacataaaaccACTACACTTGATATACATACGCGCCTAATACTagaatattaaacacactataaataaaatacacacatacgTAGAATACTTGTACTGCAAACatacataaatacataaatacatTGCACAAACTACAATTCCGAACAcaaaatacattatttatttacCATACAACaaatgtatatataaaatatgcaacTTATATATACGAGCCacacatactataaacattaaacaccgtataaataaatatacaaacacagtataaataaaataggctACACAATAAATGGGCAGGACACAGTACAcgcattatatacaaaatacacaatacacactacacatactagTCTCAAGACACATACACTACCAAaactacacaaatacacacactttaaaCAAATACATATAAAACAACTAACACATTGTAcaaacactataaataaaataaactatacacactacacgcattatatacaaaatacacactaacacacaatatagacaaaatacacaatacacagtACACATATTATACACGACACATACACTACCCGCACTACACAATTACACATTAACAAATACGCATAAATAACTAACACTCTACCCAAAatactaaatacaaatattctaaacaaactatacatacgcggcacatactacaaacatttaacacactataaacaaaacatacaaaacacatgcataatatacatacacacatagcacacactacAAATACATACATACAATACACTATTTATACACTACCCAACAAATGcacatataaaatacacaatttatacatgtgttatatactacaaatattaaacacaatataaacaaaatacaaaaacacaacaaataaaCACGCACACATAAcacacgcactacacacacatagctcacacactacaaatacatacataaaacacactatttatacactacacaacaaatgcacaaattaaatacacaatttatacatgcgtgttacatactacaaacattaatcatgctataaataaaatacacgcacacaatatacacaaataaacatactacataatgtaaaaaaaaataacacacactgtatacatactatacatcatagcacaaagtatataCACCACTCAATACCCCAATTTATACACATACATACTAAACTATCACTATAAATACAGAGAatacaaacaatataaaaataccACTCATTATACATAATCTACACAtttatatacactatacaacaaatgtacgtataaaatacacaatttatacatacataccacatactataaacattaaacacattatagataaaatacacactcaatatagataaataaaatacactacaaacTAAATGGACTACACATACCACAcgtattatacacaaaatacacactagtacacaattcacaaaataaacataccaaacacactacaaaaataacacactttacacaacAAAATACACTTTTATACACAATACTATGCAcgcataaaatacacaatttatatataCATTGCACATACTACAAGCATTAAcccaatataaataaaacacacaagagacaacattaataaaacatacatacacactacataaaatgaacatactacgcactaaacaaaaataacacacacttcatacacattgcATACTATATACACCACGCACAATATATATACAACGCACATGCTCACTATacatcataacacaaagttTACATTGTACACAAAGTATATACACCACGCACAATATATATACAACGCACATGCTCACTATACAAAAAAACACGCACAATGCAACACACATTCTATAATGTCTATAtagacatactacacacactatcCACAAAATTCATACGTTGCAAACATAGATGCACGctacatatattgtacatcatacttaaactatacacaaaatatacactcagTTCACCAATAAACAAACTGAACccactataaaaaataaataacaacCTTTTTACACATacaatatagacaaaatatactCAATGTATACTATCCCCACAATATACATGTactgcacacacttcacacaaagtatacatacactacacaaagtattcctaaacataCTATACACTACACGTAAAaatcacacactatacacaaaatacacaacacgtaaaattcacacactgtACACAAAATAGACGTAGTGTCcgcacacaacaaaacacactgcactacatacactatacacaaaaatacCTACGCTACACAAACACACTCTACACATGCATACAAAAAAACactacacaatacacaaaatacatacacaaaatacaaacagaATAAACACAATTCATGATGAATGACTGATAATTTGAATCATTTGAGACGGCATCTGCCAAGAGCTTTGTCTTAAGCTCCATTGCCCGTTCGGTAACTTGCCTCGGAGGGAGCATTTAACTGTCTTGAATCTATACCAAGCTTTTTTCAGCAATGCAAGAACCTATACAAAACAAATGATCATGATAGCACCAAGTaaggcaaaataaaaaaatgacaacTGCTCATATGTATAATAGGCAAAATCTTCTCAAAGTGCTGATATTGCAATGCTTATTGTACACTAAATACTATAAACAATGTTATAGACCCAATTACGACTAGGCATTACtaataagtaattaaaaatcacaagaaaaatttggaaaataattcagTTTATTTTAAGAATATAAAACTTGTTGGTTTTTCAATGTAATTGTAGCAATAGATTTAACGGGTCTAGGaaatctttttttattataaatgcaaTGAACATGCATCTCTCTAGAGTTATGACAAAAACAACATGATGCTTTGATTTTAGAAACCAATACCTCGAGTCCAGCTGACTTTGCCATATCCTGAGTTGCTGTGTTGCTGGCCACGTCATCCGGGTATGATACACTTTCAGCTTCACAGAGTTGCATAAGCTGCAACAGAAAAAATCACACTTTAAAGAATTAAGGGGGGTCTGTTCATAAAACCACACCAAGCACAAGTACAAGGACAATAAAAATTTTGAGGTGTGCTAACTTTACCAACAGTTGTAAGATTTAAAGATATATATCAACTTATCTTAATTGGAAAGTGCACTCACAATAGATAAAGCTTTAGATTTTAGGCAGGAGATAACAGCCATGTATGAGGAAATATTGTCTGAGCACGATAACTTTAAGTTCATGATGGCCTGAACCAGAATCAGAACGGCTCCATTGCACAGGgaagaaaacaaataataaGGAAACTAAAGGGGAAAAGGAAAACGAGAAAGTAGTCGGGAGTTAAGAAAGAATTTAGAAGTGTGAGATTTTAGTTAACCAGTGGGATAAAGTTAAATGTGCTATTAATAGAACttttaattgctaactcataACAAGGAAGAAAATCCTCAAAGTAAAAGCATGGGAAAACCATAAGGATCAAGACAAAGTGTAAACAGAGAATTAAAAATGATAAGATAGCTACATCCAATCACCTCTATGGGAGTTTCTCTTCTCATAGTTGTAAAACCAGTCCCCATGTTAATGTAATCCATAAAGCGCACAGTGAGAGAGAGTAGCACAGTTAAACCTGATTATTTACTTGCTTGCTGAGGTTGATCTAGAAGCCCACGGAAATCCGACGAGGCAGATTGTATTGACAGCAAAGCAGCACTGAGTGACTGCATTGTAGGTTTTTGAGTAGATTAGTAGACAAAGACACTATTACCTACCTTAGGAAGGGTAGGTGTGTTATGATGGCTTCATGTAATTAGGAGTGAACTCAGAGAACTTGGTGGTCTATGTTGCAGTGGGATCGAAGAGGGAATTGATAATCCAGATAATTGCTGTTGGGTCCGATCAGAGAAAATGGTGGGCCTGCAATCTGAAACCAGAAGGACAAATTTGCAGTGATCATGAGTTCACACAAATCACTTGGAGTAGAAGTATTATCCACAACCAGTATTGGCAGTATGGCCAACATCAGGTTCAGTATAAGCCGCGGAAATACTGTTGAGTGCCCCATCTATAAATGCTACTCAGTGCAGGATATGATGGCATACTGTGGCCACTCAATGAGATGGTCCACAAACTGCTCCAATGCCATACTCCCAAAGGAAAACATCAGAATGTCATAAATTCAAGGTAAGACTGAAATtcacaataataacattaacTGATAAACTAGGAAGGAACAAACTTCTGAATCTGCAGGCTTCCTCAAAGCATCTAAAACAGCTCGTAAAGCAATACCCCACGTAAGGTGAGTCACACATTGATGCTTAATGACTGATCCTGAAGCATAAGCATTCACAAAGGATGAGCATTATAGGCAAACCAAAATTTTTTAGAACAGGGTAACATTAGAACTAACATTGTTAGGTTGAATAGTATTTTACAACACTACTAATATGTTCTTCTGTAAACCAAATTTGTTGCATAATCACCTAACGGACATGTAAAGATAACAAACTCAAATATAGTAGACTATGTATAAAACTACTTAACTGGCATATAAGAGATGTTAAGTCAAATTAAATTGTTGCGGAACTTGACCAAATATATAGAAATCGAAGTAGTCTAGATTCCATCCATTGTAATTTAAGTATTTACTACATAGTAGCAACAAGCTGCAGTTTCCATTCCGGCattgcaaaaatattaaaatcatgaGAAAGATCAGTCACCCTGCCACAGTAGTGGCAACACTAACCTTATAGAAAGTATCTTTACTGACACTCATTGATTGCTCCACCAGCTTCCAAGGCCCatgatttcttttttagatGCAAGTACAGCAAACTTAATGCcaaagtaaaaaggaaatgtgtctagTAAGTAACTTTACTTGGGAAAGAGCCTGTAAATCTAAGAAACACTAATATTGCACATATTTGTACACGGCATATgagaatattaattaattatgctgCAAGGTAGCAAAATTGGAttagaaaaagatgaaaaacGTCAAGCACagtataacaaacaaaaatttaatatatgtaacaatttaattatatagcTGCAAAAGACAGCaaagaatgaataaaataagtagaaaaatatAGGCGCAACAACTAGGAAGCAGAAGACCAAGCAAAGCAAGCTCAAAAACCAATAAATAGACTTGTGCCTTCTATTTTCCACACCTTCCCCCCGTTTCTTATAAGTTAAAAACTCAGTTGCCACCTACCACCCCCGACCTTCAGATCGACTAAGTATATTCTACTCTATTTATGCACTACGAACTATAATAGAAAACACCTTAGTCGCACAAGAGATAACATTGGAAAGAATGAATCTAAATGCTTAGAGAGGCCTTCAAATAGAATGAATCCAAATGCTTAGAGAGGCCTTCAAATCGACTAAGAGTGACACAAGAATATGTTAATTACATCAGAAGCCTCAAACGCAACAGAATTGGCACACAACAGAATATgttaaacaaaaattatatctaaatgtatgtacaaagaagagaataacTAACCACACATCCTGGTATCGTGAAGATATCGTGTTCTTCAGAATGAGACAAAGCAAGACCAACTCCAATTTTATTGGGTATCGACAAGTGTAAAGCATCAGAAAGATTGTGCAGTAGTTCTTCAGCTTTAGTATGAATGACACACTTAATATCGAACTAAGGTtaggtttaataaataaatgtttgaatATATTGAGGTGGTCAAAACTAAACTGGAGCAGTAATACTCAATGAGACGGTCCACAAACTGCTCCAATGCCTTACCCCCAAAGGAAAACATCATAATGTCATAAATCCGAAGTAAGACTAAAACtcacaataataacattaacTGATAACCGAGGTAGCTAAAACTCATAATATAATAACATTAACTGATAACCGAGGTAGCTAAAACtcacaataataacattaacTGATAACCGAGGAAGGGACAAGCTTCCCAATATGCAAGCTTCCTCAAAGCATCTAAATCAGCTCGTAAAGCAATACCCAGCGTAAGGTAAGGTGAGTCACACGTTGATGCTTAATGACCGATCCTGAAGCAGAAGCATTCACAAAGGATAAACATTATAGGCAAGCTAAAAATTTTAGAACGGGGTAACATTACAACTAACATAGCATATCAATTTCCATTTACTCTCGACTCTTGAGACATAAAACgtcaaataaaacaaataactaaCCATCATACATCGACAAATAGTTAAACTCTTCTTACTAATCATTTGTATCTCTTTGCAATGACAAAAACCAAATGAGGAAATGAAATCAATTGAACAGTTCGTGGTAGTTTTTCAATTAGACGATCAAGATGACAAAAAAATATGCTTGTTAACTTGCAAACTCATTCTATGTGCTAAGTGACTTGTGAACATAGCAACTACAGTTTGGGAAGCCCTCTATATTCCATTTCACAAAATACcagcaaaaaaaaattagttggttAGGTTTAAGTTCAGAAATTTGCCACTAGATCCACAGGCACACACTATACTTGCAAATAACatgcaaaatacaaataagaTTGTCCCCAGACTATATAGTACAAACATTTAAGATAAGATAAGCATGGAGGTGATCATCAAGTCTAAGTTATTGCAGGTTCTCAAACTCTCACCTTTTCAATCAAACTCTCACCTTTTCATTTGAAagtaaatttcataaaattagcaTCCATTAGTTATCTCTTCAAGCACATCATTAGTGTTCACATAAGCAAAGACATTTTCTAAGAAACTCAGATATCATGCTTTGAGTCTTGTCGACCTTCAATCATGAAAAGCAAAGAAACCTTACCACGAAATCTATAGCACTATAtaagattttaaaattagttgtacTGAAGCAAAGCTTACAAAGTTTATCACAATGAATTACCGAAAATTTGAAGCATCTGAGACGACATCTGCCAAGCGCTTTGTATTACGTTCCAGTTGGCCCTTCGGGTAACTTGCCTCGGTGGGAGCATTTAACTCTCTTGAATCTATACCAAACATTTTTTCAGCAATGCAAGAAACTATACAAAACAAATGCCCATGTTAACAGTAGGcaaaacaaatgagaaattgaaaACTGCATATGTATAAAAGGCAAAATCTTCTCAAAGTGTAGATATTGCATGTACGGTAAAATACTATATACATTTGTTATAGACTCAATTGAGAGCTCAACCAGCTTCCAAGGCCCATGATTTCTTTTTAGATGCAAGTTCAGCAAACCTAATGCcaaagtaaaaaggaaatgtgtctagTAAGTACTTGGGAAAGAGCCTGTAAAAACATATATTAAGATGCCAAGATTTGACAATCAATGGGGGTTTATATATCAAAGAAACACTAATATAACACATATTTGTGCAGGCATATGAGataaagaaaaataggatactatgcatgtattatttatAGAGCAGCAAGACAGCAAACAGTGGattagaaaaagaagaaaaacgtCAGCCTCAGTATAACTTACAAAACTATAATATATTTAACAGATTAATTATAAATCTGCAAAAATGCAGCaaagaatcaattaaataagcAGAAAAATATAGGTGCAACAACCAAGAAGCAAAAGATCAAGCAAAGCAAgctcaaaaatcaataaatagacTTGTGCCTTCAGTTTTCCATCCTTTCCACCCGTTTCTTTTATGTTAAGAACTCAGTCGCCCCCTACCACCCTCGACCTTTAGATCGACTAAGTACTTTCTAGTCTATTTATGCATAGGAACTTTCACGGAAAACACCTTAGTTGCACAAGAGATAACATTTGCAAGAATGAATCTAAATGCTTAGAGAGGCCTTCAAATCGACTACGAGTAATACAAGAATATGCTGAATTATCTCAATAGCCTCAAACGCAGCATGATTGCTCTGTGATCTGACTCAAACACAAAGTCTTTCCTGCATACAACCAAGAAAAGGGTTACAGGTTTAGTGCAACATGTAGAAGAATTCCAAGGAGGTAAAAATTATAAGCTGTTGTATGTATTCCActtcctacaactaaacaaaaaattatatctaaatgtatgtacaaagaagagaataacTAACCACACATCCAGGCATAGTGAATATATCGTGTTCTTCAGAAATAGACAAAGCAAGTACAACCCCAATTTTATCAGGTACCGACAAGTGTAGAGCATCAGAAAGATTTaggtttataaaaataaatgtttgaCTATTGAAGCAAATATTGGTTGCAGCTTTATACCCTTCAACTCACTGGAATAAATAGTGAGATGGTCAAAATTGAACTGGAGCAATAGTACGCTACCCTCCATTCCATCCATTGTATAATAACAAGTTAAACAATTACCCACACACATCAAATACGCCAAAACATAAGTCTTGCTCTACTTCAAGTCAAGTTAGACAAATAAGCACATTCACAAGACATTAGATAATCCTCTACTTCAAGTCACGTCAAATCACACAAATCATTTAGAGAAATTAGGTTGACCCCGAATTCACTCGCGGGTAAGACTTTAGAACAAGAATTGTACACGAACTAATTCCCTAAGAGCTAGGCATCCCAATACTTCAATGTAAGTTCGATTTATGTCTTGGGAGTCTCAAACCATCGTCACTAATTCATAAAGAGAATATCTTCCggctattctttcttttaaGCACATAAGATCTTTCTCCCAAACTCAAGCAAAATTCATCGCTCACAAGTCAGTATGATGCATAAATCAAAAGGTCTTATTCATTTGGATGTAATGGGGCTTTTGGTAAAGGTGTGATCATATTTGGTTAAGTAGCTTATCACCTTCT carries:
- the LOC121782347 gene encoding uncharacterized protein LOC121782347 — encoded protein: MDYINMGTGFTTMRRETPIEAIMNLKLSCSDNISSYMAVISCLKSKALSILMQLCEAESVSYPDDVASNTATQDMAKSAGLEVLALLKKAWYRFKTVKCSLRGKLPNGQWSLRQSSWQMPSQMIQIISHSS